In a single window of the Amycolatopsis sp. cg5 genome:
- a CDS encoding DUF4142 domain-containing protein yields the protein MTFRQAARRICATAASVFFLMSVAGTASAEALESTVDKVLRLGTVVDDKNEHGDQDPADWDTPWGPLSQYDRNLLINVRWANLWEAPSSGQVAERSADPKVRAVGGALMHDHHALEATVADAAAKLNVALPGSPTPIQQSWQREIAGKAGGAADDAWANVTRQAHGSIFMLIGQVRAMTRNDVVRAFAQSADAVVIRHMTLLESTGLVRASSMVVGSLDPAPFQVVPGWNKVLLGIVLAGFALIGTFAVVRVCARYGPKTTAND from the coding sequence ATGACATTCCGTCAAGCCGCGCGCCGGATCTGCGCGACGGCCGCGAGCGTGTTCTTCCTGATGAGCGTCGCGGGTACCGCGTCGGCCGAGGCGCTGGAATCCACTGTGGACAAGGTGCTGCGGCTCGGCACCGTGGTGGACGACAAGAACGAGCACGGTGACCAGGATCCGGCCGACTGGGACACGCCGTGGGGGCCGTTGTCCCAGTATGACCGGAATCTGCTGATCAACGTCCGCTGGGCGAACCTGTGGGAGGCGCCGTCGAGCGGTCAGGTCGCCGAGCGCTCGGCCGATCCGAAGGTGCGCGCCGTCGGTGGCGCGCTCATGCATGACCATCACGCGCTCGAGGCCACTGTCGCCGACGCGGCGGCGAAGCTCAACGTGGCGCTGCCCGGCAGCCCGACCCCGATCCAGCAGTCCTGGCAGCGGGAGATCGCGGGCAAGGCGGGCGGTGCGGCCGACGACGCGTGGGCCAACGTGACCAGGCAGGCGCACGGCAGCATCTTCATGCTGATCGGCCAGGTCCGTGCGATGACCCGCAACGACGTGGTGCGCGCGTTCGCGCAGTCGGCCGACGCCGTGGTCATCCGGCACATGACGCTGCTGGAGAGCACCGGGCTCGTCAGGGCGTCGTCGATGGTCGTCGGCTCGCTCGATCCCGCGCCGTTCCAGGTGGTACCCGGCTGGAACAAGGTGCTGCTCGGCATCGTGCTCGCCGGGTTCGCCCTGATCGGCACGTTCGCCGTGGTGCGGGTGTGCGCCCGCTACGGCCCGAAGACGACCGCGAACGACTGA
- a CDS encoding ferredoxin encodes MFASADVVLAAAIDAHDTGVRKMAAVSGRLAYFFMCLTLCWGVLTATGWVRRVTGHQALRGGHVMLAAATLTAAGTHALAFLFLDERVLGGLQIVVPFLGGEFRHALGIIAFDLLAVIFVTAGMHRFFRYRNWLRFHQSAYVAILLGVVHSWFGAWANSDIDVMWLAGITVAMPPLALTFLRVAPPELLVRLGLIDGETMPAKRLDKAAPMRVSVDNQRCHRYGFCQTEAPDVFKLREDGRLQYRQLPDVAVNQAVRSAARACPMRAIQLQGTEK; translated from the coding sequence ATGTTCGCGTCCGCTGATGTGGTGCTGGCGGCCGCCATCGACGCGCACGACACGGGTGTGCGCAAGATGGCCGCGGTCTCCGGGCGGCTGGCCTACTTCTTCATGTGCCTGACCCTGTGCTGGGGTGTGCTCACCGCGACCGGCTGGGTCCGCCGGGTCACCGGGCATCAGGCGCTGCGCGGCGGGCACGTGATGCTCGCCGCCGCCACCCTGACCGCGGCGGGCACCCACGCGCTGGCCTTCCTGTTCCTCGACGAGCGCGTGCTCGGCGGGCTGCAGATCGTCGTGCCGTTCCTCGGCGGCGAGTTCCGGCACGCGCTCGGCATCATCGCGTTCGACCTGCTGGCGGTGATCTTCGTGACCGCGGGGATGCACCGGTTCTTCCGCTACCGCAACTGGTTGCGCTTCCACCAGAGCGCCTACGTCGCGATCCTGCTCGGCGTCGTGCACTCGTGGTTCGGCGCGTGGGCCAACAGCGACATCGACGTGATGTGGCTGGCCGGGATCACCGTGGCGATGCCGCCGCTGGCACTGACCTTCCTGCGGGTCGCGCCGCCCGAGCTGCTGGTGCGGCTGGGCCTGATCGACGGCGAGACCATGCCGGCGAAGCGGCTCGACAAGGCCGCGCCGATGCGGGTGAGCGTCGACAATCAGCGCTGCCATCGGTACGGCTTCTGCCAGACCGAGGCGCCGGACGTGTTCAAGCTGCGTGAGGACGGCCGCCTGCAGTACCGCCAGCTGCCCGACGTCGCGGTCAACCAGGCCGTCCGCTCGGCGGCCCGCGCCTGCCCGATGCGGGCGATCCAGTTGCAGGGTACGGAAAAGTGA
- a CDS encoding NAD(P)/FAD-dependent oxidoreductase — MNRIVIVGAGLAGMRAAERLREIGYTEEIVILGAETAMPYHRPALSKQFLTGQLAVPDLEIEPLDDLDAVWRLGTPVSQLDPKRRVLHLPGAEELAYDGLILATGVEARRAPDGHSGHPRVVSLRTIADAKRLQRALAGNRLPVVILGSGFTGCEIASSLRSMAREVTIIGRSKSLMANLLGPDLGRQLAELHEDHEVDLQLGVSIDDWDLSRPGSVGIKLSSGKQLDAACVVVAVGTVPTVSWLRDAGIELDDGVVCEATCHVAGVDDVVAAGDVARWPNLRFDERPRRTEHWTNAVEMGRAAAENLLAGRAAAAPFMPIPRFWSEQHGMRIQAAGVPALGTDRVALQPRSTGGRSVTGYVRGNRVMGIVGFNSSAAVVSYADELLERPEPTRSRRVSFLQAVRNS, encoded by the coding sequence GTGAACCGGATCGTCATCGTGGGCGCGGGACTGGCCGGGATGCGCGCCGCGGAGCGTCTGCGCGAGATCGGCTACACCGAAGAGATCGTGATCCTCGGCGCGGAGACGGCCATGCCGTATCACCGGCCCGCGTTGTCCAAGCAGTTCCTGACCGGTCAGCTCGCCGTGCCGGACCTGGAAATCGAGCCACTCGACGACCTTGACGCGGTTTGGCGTCTCGGCACACCCGTGTCCCAGCTGGACCCGAAGCGCCGCGTCCTGCATCTGCCCGGCGCTGAGGAACTCGCCTACGACGGCCTGATCCTCGCGACCGGCGTCGAGGCCAGGCGCGCGCCCGACGGCCACAGTGGACACCCGCGCGTCGTCTCGCTGCGGACCATCGCCGACGCCAAACGCCTCCAGCGCGCGCTCGCCGGCAACCGCCTGCCGGTGGTGATCCTCGGCAGCGGCTTCACCGGCTGCGAGATCGCGTCGAGCCTTCGGTCGATGGCCAGGGAGGTCACGATCATCGGCCGCTCGAAGAGCCTGATGGCGAACCTGCTCGGCCCTGACCTGGGCAGACAGCTCGCCGAGCTGCACGAGGACCACGAAGTCGACCTCCAGCTCGGCGTCAGCATCGACGACTGGGACCTGAGCCGCCCTGGCAGCGTCGGGATCAAGCTGTCCAGCGGAAAGCAGCTCGACGCCGCGTGCGTCGTGGTCGCCGTCGGCACCGTCCCGACCGTGAGCTGGCTGCGCGACGCCGGGATCGAACTCGACGACGGCGTGGTCTGCGAGGCGACCTGTCACGTCGCCGGTGTCGACGACGTGGTCGCGGCGGGCGATGTCGCCAGGTGGCCGAATCTGCGGTTCGACGAACGGCCGCGCCGCACCGAGCACTGGACCAACGCCGTCGAAATGGGCCGAGCCGCAGCGGAAAACCTGCTGGCAGGCCGTGCGGCGGCCGCGCCGTTCATGCCGATCCCGCGGTTCTGGTCCGAACAGCACGGCATGCGGATCCAGGCCGCCGGGGTGCCCGCGCTCGGCACCGACCGCGTCGCGCTGCAGCCCCGCTCGACCGGCGGCCGGTCCGTGACCGGCTACGTACGCGGGAACCGGGTGATGGGCATCGTCGGCTTCAACAGCTCGGCCGCCGTCGTGTCCTACGCCGACGAGCTGCTCGAAAGACCGGAGCCGACGCGAAGCCGCCGGGTCTCATTCCTGCAAGCCGTGCGGAACAGCTGA